The following proteins come from a genomic window of Candidatus Neomarinimicrobiota bacterium:
- a CDS encoding RNA polymerase sigma factor yields MESDRTLIAQFRQGNQRSFDQLVLRHQARVREFMFRATGDRDETDDLAQEVFIKVYHHLDRFREESAFSTWLYRVAVNVLNTHYRRQRLRSWLPLGEREEPATQSQSDEWKYQFRRLLAQLPKLSSQERQVVILRGLQELSVADTANILGTSENVVKVAYHSARKKLKGLLQDVR; encoded by the coding sequence CCGGACGCTCATAGCGCAGTTTCGGCAGGGGAACCAGCGGTCATTCGATCAGCTGGTTTTGAGGCACCAGGCCAGGGTGCGCGAGTTCATGTTCCGGGCCACGGGAGACAGGGATGAGACCGACGACCTGGCGCAAGAGGTTTTTATCAAGGTCTACCACCACCTCGACCGGTTTCGCGAGGAAAGTGCGTTTTCCACCTGGCTTTACCGGGTGGCCGTTAATGTTCTCAACACCCATTACCGGCGGCAGCGCCTGCGCTCCTGGCTGCCCCTTGGTGAGCGCGAGGAGCCGGCGACGCAGTCTCAGAGCGACGAGTGGAAGTACCAGTTCCGTCGGCTTCTGGCGCAGCTGCCCAAGCTTTCCTCCCAGGAGCGCCAGGTGGTGATTCTGCGGGGTTTGCAGGAGCTTTCGGTGGCCGATACAGCCAATATTCTGGGTACTTCCGAGAACGTGGTGAAAGTGGCCTATCACTCGGCACGCA